The DNA region TCCCGTTCTCACGGATCGTTCTCTGATGCCGCCGTCATCTTCGAGGGAGCGAGAACTCAAACAGCGGCGTAATTCCACCCAACGGTAAAGGGGCTTCGAAATAAGCTTAGAAATCCGACCCTGAACTTGCAGCGATGCCATGTATAAGAATGAAATGAGAAGGCGACGAAgctagggtttagggtttttgtTTTCTGCCTTTGCTGTGCGCAGCACTAGTCTAAACCCGCCATTGGAGGTTAAATGAGTCATTTTAAGGTCAGCGAAGAGGGCAATTACGGTAAAACGGTAAGCAGATAAGGCAAATTCTTTTTGAGGCTTTTCCGCTCTGTTTTCGTTTTGGCTAAAACACAAATACTGCCCCGGCCTCCATTCCCATACCTCTCTGCTTCCGCATCCACCTCCGGCGCCGGCAATGGACTTGTAGATTGAGTGAAATCATAGAGGTTTTTTGCACTTCTGCATTTGATTGTTCTCCGAATGCTTCTTAGCTTTTAATCAAAAGGTAAGCGGCTCTCTTCGTATATAGAAGCTGCCACACCTGTGTCCTAGTAATAATCCTCTTCCAATGGagtttttgatttattcatgGGGTGTATTTtcgaaataattattatattttctttgctATGTTCtcataaatcttaaaatttgcCATCTTTCTGTTTTGGGTTTTGGGTTTATTCGGTTCGTGATGCTTATCATCATCACCATTTCCCGATGATTGTTTTGACGAATGAAATACAACATCCCTTCTGAAAATCTCTCTACTTACAACTGAAAAACCTGTAAATGTAGAGTTTTGTTAGCGTTCGTTGATCTAAATAACAAATGTCACACATTGTTAGGGGATATGGAAATATGCAGCAGTCAACGTGGTAGTAGCATCATTTGGTTCTTCAGGGATAGAGGCTTTGATGATAAAAGTATTCAAGAGATGTTCAAAAAGTGCAAGCGCCTTGAGGCTGTGCAAAGTGAGAATGCCTCCCAGAACTGGGCTTACCTGAAAAGCATTGGCATTCATGAGAGAAAGCTCCCTTCTATTGTTTCAAAGTGTCCCAAGATACTTGCACTGGGTCTCCACGAGAAGCTTGTCCCCATGGTTGAGTGCCTCTCCACGCTCGGTCCAAAACCCCAAGAAGTTGCTGCTGCCATTGCCAAATTCCCCCACATACTCTCCCATAGTGTGGAAGAGAAGCTCTGTCCACTTTTGGCCTTCTTTCAGGCACTCGGTGTCCCTGAAAAGCAACTTGGCAAGATGATATTACTCAACCCGAGGCTCATCAGCTACAGCATCGAATCGAAGTTGACAGAGATAGTGGACTTTCTTGCTACTCTTGGCCTTACCAGAGATGGAATGATTGGCAAAGTTCTAGCAAAAAACCCCTTTATTATGGGTTATAGCGTTGACAAAAGGCTACGCCCTACTTCAGATTTTTTAAAATCGGTAGGTCTTACGAAGCACAATCTTCAATCAGTGGCAATGAACTTCCCTGAAGTTCTTTGTCGAGATGCGAACAAGGTACTGCGACCCAATTTTGCTTATTTAAAaagatgtggttttggagaTCACCAGATTGCAGTTTTGATAACTGGTTTTCCTCCCATTCTGATCAAGAGCATCAGGAATTCTTTAGAACCTCGAATCAGGTTTCTGGTGGAGGTAATGGGGAGACAGATTGATGAAGTCACTGATTATCCTGACTTCTTTCGGCATGGGTTGAAGAAGAGATTACAGCTGCGGCACAAACTTTTGAAGGAGAAGAATATAGCTTGTAGCTTGAGTGAAATGCTGGACTGTAATCAAAAGAAGTTCTTAATGAAGTTTGGTTTGTTTGAAGGGTATGCCTAAGGTACTCTTCTTTTTCATGCAATTTTCTTAGAATTTAGGTTGGGTTGcttttgtaatttatatttttgttcttGGATGTGGAGTGCATTTTAACTATCAAATGGTTCTGGGTGCATCCATTGAAAACTTCTGACTTCAGTATCTGATGAAGTGACTTTCACTCGTTCAAGAGACATGTTAAGATATATAGGACCATAGGTGCCCTGGATCCATGGGTGACCAACTAAATGCCGTGGCTACAAGCCTACAACATTGTTTTTTGAGTCTGAATATGTAAGAATCTGATCTGGCTTCACTGTATGCCATATTAATTGTTATTAACATATGGCAGGTGACACGCAGGGTTTCAAACTTTCAAGCCTTAAGTTTTTGAAGAAACCAACCAATTAGATCATAATATACACTCCAAGACAGAATACAAGATAAACAATAGGTTCAAGAAATCAACAGCACGCGGCCTGCTTGTGTATGGATGATCATCTGCGGAGATTTGAGGAAACATTAATGCAACAATTCACGAGTTTACATGGAgtccagaaaaaaaaattgggctTCTTTAAAAACTTCCCATTTTAATGCAAAGGAGAATGCCTAAGCCACTTCAGGAGCTCAAAGTTTTAAAAGACTCCGGGAGGAGTCAAGCCCTCTGGGTGTTACGTCCTGTACATCCACATTAATCATTAATCACATGAGAAAAACCTTTGGAAGAGACTGTTTGAGTTGAAGTCGTACTCTCAGTGATGCTCAAGGAAGGTCCCATGGAAGGCCATGTGAAGGCAGGTTTGAATGGAGGTACATGGGGAGTGAGCATGGTACCGGCTATGATCTGGAATATGGCCTGCGTTTGAGGCCTCTCACTGGCAATGGGATGTGTGCATGCGAGCCCAAGAAGTAAAAACCTCTTAGCTTCATCAACCACATAGTCTTTGCCAAGCCTCTCATCTACAGCTTCAAGAATGCTGCCCTCGCGGTGTAACGTCCAAACCCAATCGACCAAGGAATAGAGATGGTGGTTGTAATTGATTTGGATCCGAGGACTTCTGCCACACACGACCTCAAGCACCACTATCCCAAAACCAAACACATCAGATTCAGGCGTGGCTTTCCCTGTGTGGAAGCACTCTGGAGCAACATAGCCCAAGGTGCCTGCGACTCCAGCTAATCCTAGTTCTGCGTAGGAATTCCGGCCATTATCCAAGGCTCGGGCAAGCCCAAAATCACCCAGGCGAGCGTTGTAGTCGGAGTCTAGCAAAATGTTGCTGGCTTTGAGGTCACGATGCACCACTTTCTGATCATACTCGTTGTGCAGATAATGCAATGCTGACGCCACACCGGCTAGTATCCTGGATCGGCATTCCCAATTCAAAGTGTTCTGGTTGGAACCCTCGTATAGCTGTTCATCAAGGCTACCATTTGGCATGAAGTCGTACAAGAGGAGTAACTTTCCTTTGGCATAGCACCACCCTGAACAAAGACCCAGTAGCTACATGTTAGGATGGCAATAATCCGGGATGAAAACTGGCACATACACATATTCGAAACCTTTTAATATCTAGAGTGGAAGAAAGATAATCACATAAAGTATATCCCATGACACACTTGTTAAACATTTGATGTTGATAAGAAAATTATTCACACGAGcaacaatattaataaattactaTGATACTCAAGAAAGAATCTTGGTTTCTAAAATCAGGACCCCATATGCGTCAGAGGGAAAATATCATTAAGCCAAAGGCCTGTTGGTTAAGTTGActttgtgatatatggggttttaatttaattggcaATAAAGACAAAAAAACATCTGAAAATTATTGGAGACTCGAATACAGAAAAGAGTTCTCTCTCGCCAGAACATGTAAGCGTAATATATACGTACTTGCATATTAATCTTGGCCAGAGAATGATTGGTGACGTAAATGAGAGAACAAAGAAGATTTCTGGGTCTCATCGAATACAAGGATCAATGAAAATAGATGTTCAAAGGGCCAACTTCGATCGTATCTGATCTTATTTTTTCCATCTATTTCTTTAGCGACCGCGCGAAAATCACGGCAAATAAAATCAGATGATGTTACTTTCTGGATAAAGCTTgagattatgtttgaataattTAAGGATGTACGGATTGCGAGCTGTGACAAATCATTCCCAAAAGAAAACCAGCAGGCCAGGGAGAAAAGTAAGAACCGTACGGCCTTCCAAGAAAGAACATGATGTACAGAAATTATAAAGAACGTGAAGAGAAAGAAGTTTAATTACCAACTAAGCGGACGAGATGTTTATGGCGAAGGCGGTGAATAATGGTGAGCTCAGCCAAGAAATCATCTTTGCTTTTGATGTCGTCTCTGGAGAAACGCTTGACAGCTATTTCACTAGCAATACCGTGATCTTTGGCATTCAGAATCCCTTTGTAAACGATCCCAAAACCACCTTCACCCAGCTTCAGACTCTCATGGAAGTTGTTCGTTGCCTTCTTTATATCTTTGTACTTGAATTCCCTGGGCATCCCAGGCAACCATCTCAAGTGCGTATCGAAAACGCCCTTGTACTCCTTATCACTGCTACGGCTGCTTCTCTTTCTCTTGTTCACGTACAGAACACCGCACAGGATTAACAATGTCGCCACCGGGACTCCAATCCCAGCACCTATCTTCAACCAAGTCAAATCACTTTTCCCGGGCAGAATATCTATCTTTAGATCCCATTTCAAGACGCAATTCAACTGAATATTCATATCATCACCTGTAGAAGCAGCAAACCCAAAGAAGGATTCTTGTCTGACGTAGTCTTTCAGGTTTATGTCCTCGCTGAGAAGAGGTTTTTCAGGCTTGGGCACCCCTTCTTTCGCCATGAAAATCTCCATCAGCTTGGACGCGCCATTGTACTGCACCCATACGGTGTAATTAGCGGGAATTTGGGGAGATAATCTGATGCCATGATCATCGAGAGTGACGGTCTTGATTGATCTAACAGAGTTGATGTTAAGGCCAATATGATTGTCATCTGGATCATTAATGTCCTCTTGCTTTCTGGTATCAAATTCTATGGCCACCATCTGGTTAGCACGGTTCCCATCGGTTGCAGCGCTGGTAAGCCCAAGCCATTGCCCGTAACTTTCTTCAGGTCTAGATATATCGGGGGCTATGAGAAAAGCAAGGCCCTCCCCAGCAGTCCAGTTTGCTTCTCTGTAAATATTTATGACGAAAGTCGAGTTGAAGGAGGCTGTATCATTGGAAGACCAAAGCCTGAAAGATCGTGAAAACATAGCGCGGCCGGACTTGTTTCGGAGTCTGCCCAAATCATTTCTTGAATCTGGAGTTATCTGAAAGGCTCCTAAATCAATTTCTGCAGAGCCTCCAAACTTCAAGTGCTGGCCGTCCCTCGTCTGATCAAAGTTTTCAAACGAGAAATGATCCCTTCCCACGACTGGTACTTGAGCTTGCATGTATGCTGGATGCAGAAGGCTGATCAGCAGAATAATGGCAACGGCGATTATCGAACTTCCGTTTGAGATACCCATTTTGTTTGAGCGAATGAAGGACAAGATCAATGCACGTGTGTTTGGGAGGAGGGGGCGCGGGGGGGTTGGAGGATCAAATGATCGCACTTTGCTACCTTTTCTCTATATTAATATCCTTAGTTAGAAATATGAGCCGTCGAGCCGATTTCCCACGCCGCCGCGTCAATCTTGATGAACATTTGGACCCATTCCACGAAATTATATCTTCTCTGTTTCTTGTAAATCTAGGCGATCTGCATAAACACGTCCTTCAATTTAAAAAAGTCAAAGCTATGTTTCGTGAGTGAGGTGATCTCCTTGAATATTAcgttattactattcattatcattataaattatttattatttatttattattatttacaaataatttgaaatcactttaatatttaaacataatCTTAATATTCATACCTAGTGAAAAATATCTACTTATATAACtcttttataactattttacaattctatATAGAATTAACGAATAGTTTTTACACATCATctagtttttatataattagaaGACAAATGAGGAGTGGATCATGACGTAAATTGCTTATATATAGCTAGGAATAAAGTtccatattttgaaaattacatatctctatatatatatatgtatattaaaatatataaatatagatagatatataaatagatatacATATTTATTCCTTCAAAGATTAATGATGAAATGGACGTACGGCTACTACGGCCGATATTGttgataatttgatatatatggAGTTTTGGACGTTATAAAGTTCTCAACTTGAAATGTTTAtgtcttatttaattaaaaattccaACCACCcaaatttgaattcatttggAGAACTGTATTTAATTAAGCACTACTTCGAACTACGCGTTAGGTTTGACTCAAACATACAgagataattatatttttataaaaagaaaaataataattatagtcATTAAtagcatatttttatatatacatacatacatatgtatGCAACCTTCATTCATATTGCTTTATGGCCTTTGATGATCTCATGCGACCAAGTACATTAGAGTACTGGTATTGACTTTATCAAAAGTCAAtacatcttcaaattttgatgaatttatttaaaataaacttgcattcaatttatcaaaaaagtttttagaaaattttgagttaCAGTATTTGTTActctttcttcaaatttgaaggtctACTATTTCAccttcaaattaatattttattctaattttaatagacaataattttattttattttattttaaattagttgggaatcaattatttaagttctaaattaaactattaatgtccatatggttagtaaattacaaaatatgaaaaaaaattaaaaatattattattaaaaaaaatagtattatattattattttgatgaatctaataaCTAATTCAATGTAAAATTATAGATACGAAAGTtttagatttataaaaaatttgtacttctatcaaattttaaaaataaatttaatgagtCTAATGCTAGTGCTCTTAGATTATTACAAATGAATGAAAATgtgtacaaattaatatattaatatcgtATTTCGTacgtttttaaaattaatatattaatattgtgtTTCGTAagcttttgaagaaaaatctccTTACATATTAAGGCATGTCAAGAGATGATaaaaagtagaagaaaaatgaaattttttacgCATCCAAATGGTCAAAGTACTTCCCATTAAAAAGCTAATCTATCTTTAGGTACTTATAGTATGATCGGTACTTTTGTGTCTAACAACTCTAGTAGCTTTTCGTGTTTCAAAAGTTTTAGACCCGCTTGATTATATGGAtactatgaaatattttaaatagttataaataaaatattattataatataattttttaatattaatattgtattagaattaaaaaaaattaaattatttattatattttatataaaaatttgaaaaagttgtaatgataagttgagatgagatgaaatgaaatttttagttttatgtaaCCAATCCGGATCTTAATTTAATGAAGAGtaatgttactttttttttcttttttttttaatttttattacaattaacatattaattatttagtgagatatattctaagtacttttATACGTCCGACTGGTATTacttaaatgaaaaatactCATAATGCGATATATTAATTGGTAGAACTCTTTAACAATAAAATTCAGAAGTAGGGAAAAATATTGATcatgtttagagagaaaaagagaacaaTAAATGAAGATTTTGTTATAATTATCCCATATCAATTGTAAAAGTGGATAGCGGTAAGTTTAGAAGTGTAAGGAAAAGTCTTAttctttaaattagtttttaggATTGAGAGAGATTCATGACTATTTAAACTAATATCAGAGTCCAGGTTTATCAATAATTTAAGGGAGAAATAGATTATCGTTATTCTAACTTAGAGTCCAAGATGTGAGAAGAAAGATTGTTGAAATtatcacatataaataatattcataaCTGGTAATTAATTGACAAGTGTGATCACATCttgaactaatttttaaaattgagaaatgGTTCAAACTAATTCATGACtttagaaaaagaaagtgaCAACTTTTGTTATTTAATTCACATATTTTAGGGAACGAAGAGATCATGATCATATAAGTAGATAGAACTTGATTTCAGTAGTGGCTATCCAAAGTGGAAATTAAAGCTGAAGGAATGGGGAAGGGTGGTCCTGTGTAATCATGTATATATGGAGGCTAGTAGCTACTCTTTATGGAACGCCGACTCTAATAAAGTCAAAAAGGCAAAAGCTAGCATGTCGGAAAGGACTTGATTCACAAACTGTTCGATCGAGTTGGCCGTCTCCAAGCATGCGCTGCCACTGTCCACTAGTACCAAAGTTTAGCTGGTTAACTCCTCTATCTAGCTTTGACCATCATGTTCTGTGAATTAGTACATGGAATATTGCGCCCTTTTGGCTCACTTGTTTATCTTTTGATTGGTATTTGTTAGGTGCCAGATTGCAAGCCGCGTCAACCCTTGGTCAGATGACCCAAATGTGACGTTGATCGTGAAGGTGTGCAAGACCCATGTTTggataaaagagaaatattagaaCTATaacaagattttataaaattaaatttataaattaatataattttatatgatatattaaattataaaatatcacattaaatcatatcaatttataaatttattttaataaaataatctttttataattaaaatctttttataaaataacataataatGATAGacggctatatatatatatatatatatatatatgattttgttttacGAGATTTGAAGTCAAAGATTTATATTATTGACATTATTCATTATCAGTACAAGGGGGATCATGGGGATCATGAGAAATCCATCAATTTAGGAAGCATGCTTCTCTATTTCCTCTTGCTGATTTTCAAacactcatttttcccttttactttttcaacagcaagatatatataatatatatagagtcAAACAATTCATTTAACAAACCCTAAAACCCCATTTTCCATACTAGGATGGCCGTGGGTTTGTCCTAACTTAGAGAAAGAAATGGATCTTGTTTCAATATGTTTATTTTCCTGATCATTCTCTCAAGGTATCGTTGAACTTTCGCTTTAAACTTTTATATGTTCATATCTTCGACATTAATTTAATAATGTTTTGGTGCACTTGTACACATGGACTTCACCTAACATTTCATTGATGCTAAGAATGTAAAAATATCCATAAAAATGAACAATTTGAAAAAGTCTCAGATTTCATCATGATCACTAGAGAAAGTTCTTTATCATGCAAGAAAGTTTTCAGATGAAGAATTTAGACATCaagaaattgatgatgaattaACAGTTACAATTCCACAAGAAGATCTGTTTGCatcaaatcatttaatttttaaacaaaaacacgCATATGAATTACTTCTCGAGACTTTACTTCTCAACAAATATGATGTATTTTTCATTGATGGTCCTGCTGACACTAGAAAAACATTTATATACAAAGCACTTCTTGTTGAAATTAGATCAAAACATTTGATAGCATCTGCAACTGCATCATCTGGTGTTGCTGCATCAATTTTACCTGAGGCCGAACAGCACATTTATgctttaaaatttcattaaatatagaaaaagaaTAGTACATACAATATTAGCAAACAATGAAATCTTgctaaattattgcgttttacaaaattaattatatgagaCGAAGCACCTATATCTGGAAAACATTCTATAGAGGCAGTGGATAAGATGTTACAAGATATAAATGATACAAACCTTCATTTTAGTGAAAAAGTTATTGTTTTTGGCGGAGATTTTCGTCAAGTATTACATGTAATTCgtaaaaacacaaaagaagaacaaattgaTGCAAGTTTAACCTATTCTCATTTATGGTCTTctttaaccaaaattaaattaacagAAAATATGAGAGCTAAATTGGATCctgatttttcttgttatttaatCGAAGTTGGTAATGGTAATGAACCAATTATTGTTAATGATATGATCAAAATTCCAATAGAAATGCTTATTCAATATAATAATGATGTTGAATCTTTAAATTCTTTATTAGAAGCTATTTTTGGAGACATACCaaattattcaaacaatttaattaaaatgacgaATCGAGCTATATTAACACCAAAAAAACATTCAGTTGACGAAATAAATgctataattattgaaaaatttccTATGATATGGTGCGATATTATAGTTTTGATGAAACAATTGATGCATCTGAACAAGATGTAatggaagattttttaaatactttaacACCAAATATATTGCCACCACATGAATTATTGCTTAAAAACAATTGTCATATCATGTTACTTAGAAATATAAATCATTCATAAGGTTTATGCAATGGCACACGATTGATTTGTTGTAATTTGAATCGTAAAGTTATTGATGCAAAAATTTCAGTTAGTCATCACAAAgggaaaatagtttttattctCAGAATTTCATTCTTACcagatataaatgaaaataatggttTTCCATTTAAACGAACAcaatttttcatcaaattaagttttacaatgacaataaataaatcacaagAACAAACATTAAATTCTGTcagaatatatttatcaaaccaGTATTTTCTCATGG from Carya illinoinensis cultivar Pawnee chromosome 6, C.illinoinensisPawnee_v1, whole genome shotgun sequence includes:
- the LOC122312337 gene encoding transcription termination factor MTERF6, chloroplastic/mitochondrial, which encodes MEICSSQRGSSIIWFFRDRGFDDKSIQEMFKKCKRLEAVQSENASQNWAYLKSIGIHERKLPSIVSKCPKILALGLHEKLVPMVECLSTLGPKPQEVAAAIAKFPHILSHSVEEKLCPLLAFFQALGVPEKQLGKMILLNPRLISYSIESKLTEIVDFLATLGLTRDGMIGKVLAKNPFIMGYSVDKRLRPTSDFLKSVGLTKHNLQSVAMNFPEVLCRDANKVLRPNFAYLKRCGFGDHQIAVLITGFPPILIKSIRNSLEPRIRFLVEVMGRQIDEVTDYPDFFRHGLKKRLQLRHKLLKEKNIACSLSEMLDCNQKKFLMKFGLFEGYA
- the LOC122312334 gene encoding probable L-type lectin-domain containing receptor kinase S.5 isoform X2 gives rise to the protein MGISNGSSIIAVAIILLISLLHPAYMQAQVPVVGRDHFSFENFDQTRDGQHLKFGGSAEIDLGAFQITPDSRNDLGRLRNKSGRAMFSRSFRLWSSNDTASFNSTFVINIYREANWTAGEGLAFLIAPDISRPEESYGQWLGLTSAATDGNRANQMVAIEFDTRKQEDINDPDDNHIGLNINSVRSIKTVTLDDHGIRLSPQIPANYTVWVQYNGASKLMEIFMAKEGVPKPEKPLLSEDINLKDYVRQESFFGFAASTGDDMNIQLNCVLKWDLKIDILPGKSDLTWLKIGAGIGVPVATLLILCGVLYVNKRKRSSRSSDKEYKGVFDTHLRWLPGMPREFKYKDIKKATNNFHESLKLGEGGFGIVYKGILNAKDHGIASEIAVKRFSRDDIKSKDDFLAELTIIHRLRHKHLVRLVGWCYAKGKLLLLYDFMPNGSLDEQLYEGSNQNTLNWECRSRILAGVASALHYLHNEYDQKVVHRDLKASNILLDSDYNARLGDFGLARALDNGRNSYAELGLAGVAGTLGYVAPECFHTGKATPESDVFGFGIVVLEVVCGRSPRIQINYNHHLYSLVDWVWTLHREGSILEAVDERLGKDYVVDEAKRFLLLGLACTHPIASERPQTQAIFQIIAGTMLTPHVPPFKPAFTWPSMGPSLSITERRNTQRA
- the LOC122312334 gene encoding probable L-type lectin-domain containing receptor kinase S.5 isoform X1; the protein is MGISNGSSIIAVAIILLISLLHPAYMQAQVPVVGRDHFSFENFDQTRDGQHLKFGGSAEIDLGAFQITPDSRNDLGRLRNKSGRAMFSRSFRLWSSNDTASFNSTFVINIYREANWTAGEGLAFLIAPDISRPEESYGQWLGLTSAATDGNRANQMVAIEFDTRKQEDINDPDDNHIGLNINSVRSIKTVTLDDHGIRLSPQIPANYTVWVQYNGASKLMEIFMAKEGVPKPEKPLLSEDINLKDYVRQESFFGFAASTGDDMNIQLNCVLKWDLKIDILPGKSDLTWLKIGAGIGVPVATLLILCGVLYVNKRKRSSRSSDKEYKGVFDTHLRWLPGMPREFKYKDIKKATNNFHESLKLGEGGFGIVYKGILNAKDHGIASEIAVKRFSRDDIKSKDDFLAELTIIHRLRHKHLVRLVGWCYAKGKLLLLYDFMPNGSLDEQLYEGSNQNTLNWECRSRILAGVASALHYLHNEYDQKVVHRDLKASNILLDSDYNARLGDFGLARALDNGRNSYAELGLAGVAGTLGYVAPECFHTGKATPESDVFGFGIVVLEVVCGRSPRIQINYNHHLYSLVDWVWTLHREGSILEAVDERLGKDYVVDEAKRFLLLGLACTHPIASERPQTQAIFQIIAGTMLTPHVPPFKPAFTWPSMGPSLSITESTTSTQTVSSKGFSHVIND